In the genome of Candidatus Nitrospira nitrosa, one region contains:
- a CDS encoding TIGR03013 family XrtA/PEP-CTERM system glycosyltransferase, producing the protein MMDAIVDTRPSAAPPRVTLHPVTAEELKSRRQVLILGQGEFALTCQQVLMSESRMAGRVIGFVNHSDSEPTGYPVLGTFADLPELVERYKVGLIVVCLDDQRATLPVDLLLDLKVAGIEVIDGHRLFEKVTGRLSIDSLRPSALIFSPGFKRHAATAAAKRVVDVMIASVSLLTMAPFLLIVAMLIKLDSPGPIFYRQKRVGFHSRPFMIIKFRSMVDGAETSGPRWAQENDHRVSRVGRWLRKARIDEIPQFINVLKGEMSVIGPRPERPIFVEELRTQIPYYDIRHTVRPGITGWAQVMFGYAASQEDSHLKFQYDLYYIKNRSFWLDLKTLGKTVRVLMKGEGAR; encoded by the coding sequence ATGATGGATGCGATTGTTGATACCAGACCGTCAGCCGCACCGCCTCGAGTCACGCTGCATCCCGTCACCGCAGAGGAGTTGAAAAGTCGGCGGCAAGTATTAATCCTGGGTCAGGGAGAATTCGCACTGACTTGTCAGCAAGTACTCATGAGCGAATCGCGCATGGCTGGACGGGTCATTGGATTTGTCAATCATTCTGACAGTGAACCCACCGGATATCCTGTGCTTGGAACCTTTGCCGATCTTCCTGAACTGGTTGAGCGATATAAAGTTGGACTTATCGTCGTCTGCCTGGATGATCAACGGGCTACTCTTCCAGTGGATCTTCTACTTGATCTCAAGGTTGCCGGGATTGAGGTCATTGATGGCCATCGCTTATTTGAAAAAGTGACGGGTCGACTCTCCATTGATTCTCTCAGGCCCAGTGCGTTGATTTTCTCTCCTGGCTTTAAGCGTCATGCAGCCACTGCAGCGGCGAAACGTGTGGTGGACGTTATGATTGCCTCAGTGAGTCTGCTGACGATGGCCCCATTCTTGCTGATTGTGGCCATGCTTATCAAACTGGACTCTCCTGGACCGATCTTTTACCGTCAAAAACGAGTCGGATTCCACTCCCGTCCATTCATGATTATCAAATTTCGATCAATGGTGGATGGCGCAGAGACGTCAGGACCTCGTTGGGCGCAGGAAAACGACCATCGAGTGTCGCGCGTAGGGCGCTGGTTGAGAAAAGCGAGGATCGATGAAATCCCACAATTCATCAACGTGCTGAAGGGAGAGATGAGTGTCATCGGGCCTCGGCCTGAGCGTCCAATCTTCGTAGAGGAATTGCGTACGCAAATTCCCTATTACGACATTCGACATACCGTGAGGCCTGGCATTACGGGATGGGCTCAGGTCATGTTCGGCTATGCCGCCTCGCAAGAAGACTCGCATCTCAAGTTTCAATACGATTTATATTACATCAAGAACCGGTCGTTTTGGTTGGACCTCAAGACGTTGGGAAAAACCGTGCGGGTTCTCATGAAGGGCGAGGGAGCCCGGTAA
- a CDS encoding XrtA system polysaccharide chain length determinant, protein MYKTIQPARSGAQAEPISVKMQEYWGIIVRRKWIVIVSILAGIAVGVGLCLILPKSYRSSTEILIENQKIPDEYVKGIGVGNIEARLVMIQQQVMSRGLLGQILEEHSLYEGLIQRDGLESAIEKLRKGIKVEMVRSPDLRKQTVEAVNISFADENPMTAMKVTAKLASLFIEENLKNKEQLVTGVSAFLEQELEDAKKALEGQEQAISQYKTKYAGLLPEQIEGNLRALDRLQMELSAATDLLHSRTDKVSSLERSIAEYQASVAPGVESDGPKFIRKDLDPLITRLRQLEQRLTTLRAEWKETYPDITDTKQEILSLKEQLGEKYGTAFVDDAAVVNQDSEPTGRKDLPPDFYIYLRELKTQRNDLLTELSSLKSRRERLLQLIKETERRVEQTPVREQELMILVRDYENRRKNYQALLDKRLNAHVAVNMEKRQKGEQFRILDPANLPSKPESPNHLQIMMAGLLGGCGLGTVLAFGLDHVNPTFRRREDLEQIPGVRVLATVPLFTATSDHVPVKRRAELSASKNDSVVRTSSTKSVPHGGLVAKWQPGSIAAEQYRMAATRMVLSIEKRLSTVIEITSALEGEGKTTTVVNLGYTIARDLGRQTLLIDCDFRRPALHHYVSLSARAGLLDLLDGGAAIEECVSMVDEASCSIMTVGRSRGELNELGRIEQLRELLPELRTRFQYIIINTPPVLASATMGSLVSLADEVVMVIKAGSSPQHVVQKAFALLGLTGEKYAVLNGVDEHSLPHYLYGYSMPYGGDPVVEETVAR, encoded by the coding sequence ATGTACAAAACCATCCAACCTGCGAGATCGGGTGCGCAGGCTGAACCGATTTCCGTGAAGATGCAGGAATATTGGGGAATCATCGTTCGAAGGAAATGGATAGTGATCGTCTCCATTCTTGCTGGCATTGCCGTTGGTGTGGGGCTTTGCCTCATACTACCGAAGAGTTATCGTTCGAGTACGGAAATTTTGATTGAGAATCAAAAGATTCCCGATGAGTATGTCAAAGGTATTGGGGTGGGTAACATTGAAGCGCGACTGGTGATGATTCAGCAACAGGTGATGAGTCGTGGGCTTCTCGGCCAGATTCTCGAGGAGCACAGCCTGTATGAAGGGCTCATTCAACGTGACGGCCTTGAATCAGCCATTGAGAAGTTGCGTAAGGGTATCAAGGTAGAAATGGTTCGATCTCCAGACCTCAGAAAACAGACAGTTGAGGCGGTCAACATATCCTTTGCGGACGAAAATCCGATGACGGCCATGAAGGTGACCGCAAAGTTGGCGTCATTGTTCATCGAGGAGAATCTCAAGAACAAGGAACAGCTTGTGACAGGCGTTTCCGCGTTTCTGGAGCAAGAATTGGAAGATGCCAAGAAGGCTTTGGAGGGGCAAGAACAAGCCATTAGTCAGTATAAAACCAAATATGCGGGACTTCTGCCCGAACAGATTGAAGGCAATCTGAGAGCGCTCGATCGCCTTCAGATGGAATTGAGTGCGGCGACTGATTTGCTTCATTCCCGGACCGACAAGGTCAGTTCACTGGAACGGTCGATTGCTGAATATCAGGCCAGCGTCGCGCCGGGTGTGGAATCCGATGGTCCTAAGTTTATTCGAAAAGATCTCGATCCTCTGATCACGAGGCTGCGTCAACTTGAGCAACGGCTGACCACGCTCCGAGCCGAATGGAAGGAGACGTATCCCGACATTACGGACACAAAACAGGAAATCCTCAGTTTAAAAGAACAACTCGGGGAAAAGTACGGAACTGCATTCGTGGATGATGCTGCCGTGGTGAATCAGGACAGTGAGCCGACGGGACGGAAGGACTTACCCCCGGACTTCTATATCTATCTCAGGGAACTGAAGACACAACGCAATGATCTGCTGACGGAGCTTTCCTCGCTCAAGAGTCGCCGCGAGAGACTGTTGCAGCTCATTAAGGAAACGGAGCGACGTGTTGAGCAGACGCCGGTACGTGAGCAAGAGCTCATGATTCTTGTCCGAGACTATGAAAATAGACGAAAAAACTATCAAGCATTGCTGGATAAACGACTCAACGCCCATGTGGCCGTCAATATGGAGAAGCGACAGAAGGGAGAGCAGTTTCGGATCCTCGACCCGGCAAATCTTCCCAGTAAACCAGAGAGCCCCAATCATCTGCAGATTATGATGGCGGGGTTGTTGGGAGGATGTGGGTTGGGTACCGTGTTAGCGTTTGGACTTGACCATGTGAATCCGACGTTTCGGCGTCGGGAGGATCTGGAGCAGATTCCTGGCGTACGGGTATTGGCGACGGTGCCGTTGTTCACGGCAACGTCTGATCATGTTCCGGTGAAGAGACGTGCCGAATTGTCGGCAAGCAAGAACGATAGTGTGGTTCGTACGTCGTCCACTAAATCTGTTCCACACGGGGGGCTGGTTGCGAAGTGGCAGCCAGGGTCAATTGCGGCCGAGCAATATCGTATGGCTGCGACGAGAATGGTCCTGTCGATCGAGAAACGTCTGTCGACCGTCATTGAAATCACCAGTGCATTGGAAGGTGAAGGCAAGACAACAACGGTTGTAAATTTGGGATATACGATCGCTCGGGACCTTGGAAGACAAACGCTGTTGATCGACTGTGATTTTCGCCGCCCAGCACTTCACCATTATGTCAGTCTATCGGCCCGTGCGGGACTGTTGGATCTGTTGGATGGAGGAGCGGCTATCGAGGAGTGTGTCTCGATGGTCGACGAAGCGTCGTGTTCCATTATGACGGTGGGTCGGTCAAGAGGCGAGTTGAATGAGTTGGGGAGAATTGAGCAGCTCAGGGAGCTCTTGCCCGAGCTACGTACCCGGTTTCAGTATATCATCATCAATACTCCCCCGGTCCTGGCCAGTGCCACAATGGGGAGTCTGGTGAGCTTGGCCGATGAGGTGGTGATGGTCATCAAAGCGGGCTCGTCTCCGCAGCACGTCGTACAGAAAGCGTTTGCACTGCTTGGACTGACGGGAGAGAAGTACGCGGTGCTGAACGGAGTCGATGAGCATAGCCTTCCCCACTACTTATATGGGTACAGCATGCCATATGGTGGCGACCCAGTCGTTGAAGAGACGGTAGCGAGGTAG